One Micromonospora sp. WMMD812 genomic window carries:
- a CDS encoding nitrate- and nitrite sensing domain-containing protein gives MSGHGAASTGQHLRRQFVATAVVLVALWSYAAYLTGRDAADLLRIRALAETLGQPTDRLILDLQTERRLTAGTIANTPRARAALAGARDGTDRTVTTLRDTAAGTDLRLLTAGAVRDRADQLLRHLDGLPGLRAEADAGRAEAVAGYDRLIDTAFAVYGPEWGARETNLAAETRAVVALARSRELLAREDTLLTTALTNGRITADDRRRLTELISNQRYAGAEAVTGLPAADQAAYRTLLEGPRFAELLSLEDQLLRPGDDRPAFGVDSWRPAADSALAGLHELVRSTARRSVERATPGAALVVTRTGAVLGLGLIAVLALLVAGTGTVRRLSAGTRAPSQNPPIADGTTASGPLPAATAAPPQLPVHTEPAAPPAGTGHVPAGNQPGPGPATRDLFLRVTQRNQALLREQFTLLDAMERREHNAEDTADLFQLDHLATRLRRNVEKLVTLAGARPARRWRRPVPLLDVVRGAVAEVADYQRVLVAPQWPWSLAGPAVTDVTHLLAELVENALAYSPASTTVRLGGEERPTGCAVEVTDDGPGLDPATLAEANRLLADPPPTGPPNGRTGLYAAALLAARCGARVSLHPGPRGGTAAVVLLPPTLVTQTGPDGAATGPGGPRPGPAVGTTSGSGVAGDLPVRTRQPGSVRPGPGTAGSDTVEIPVSRAARGHR, from the coding sequence GTGAGCGGGCACGGGGCGGCGTCGACCGGTCAGCACCTCCGGCGACAGTTCGTCGCCACGGCGGTCGTCCTGGTCGCGCTCTGGTCGTACGCCGCCTACCTGACCGGCCGCGACGCGGCCGACCTGCTCCGCATCCGGGCCCTGGCGGAGACCCTCGGCCAACCCACCGACCGGCTGATCCTCGACCTCCAGACCGAGCGGCGCCTCACCGCCGGCACCATCGCCAACACCCCCCGGGCGCGGGCCGCGCTCGCCGGCGCCCGCGACGGCACCGACCGGACCGTGACCACCCTGCGCGACACCGCCGCCGGCACCGACCTGCGGCTGCTCACCGCCGGCGCCGTCCGTGACCGCGCCGACCAGCTGCTCCGCCACCTCGACGGGCTCCCCGGGCTACGAGCCGAGGCGGACGCCGGCCGCGCCGAGGCCGTCGCCGGCTACGACCGTCTGATCGACACCGCCTTCGCGGTGTACGGACCCGAGTGGGGCGCCCGGGAGACCAACCTGGCGGCCGAGACCCGGGCCGTCGTCGCGCTCGCCCGCTCCCGGGAACTGCTCGCCCGGGAGGACACCCTGCTCACCACCGCGCTGACCAACGGCCGAATCACCGCCGACGACCGGCGCCGGCTCACCGAACTGATCAGCAACCAGCGGTACGCCGGCGCCGAGGCGGTCACCGGGCTGCCCGCCGCCGACCAGGCGGCCTACCGGACCCTGCTGGAGGGACCCCGGTTCGCCGAGCTGCTGTCCCTCGAGGATCAGCTGCTGCGCCCCGGCGACGACCGGCCGGCGTTCGGCGTGGACAGCTGGCGCCCGGCGGCCGACTCCGCCCTGGCCGGCCTGCACGAGCTGGTCCGATCCACGGCCCGCCGCAGCGTCGAACGCGCCACACCCGGCGCCGCCCTCGTGGTCACCCGCACCGGCGCGGTCCTGGGGCTCGGCCTCATCGCGGTGCTCGCCCTGCTGGTCGCCGGCACCGGCACCGTCCGCCGGCTCTCCGCCGGAACGCGCGCGCCGAGCCAGAATCCACCGATCGCCGACGGCACGACCGCCTCGGGTCCCCTCCCGGCGGCCACCGCTGCTCCACCACAGCTGCCGGTCCACACCGAGCCAGCCGCCCCACCGGCGGGCACGGGCCACGTACCGGCCGGGAACCAGCCCGGCCCCGGACCGGCCACCCGAGATCTCTTCCTCCGCGTCACGCAACGCAACCAGGCGCTGCTACGCGAGCAGTTCACGCTGCTCGACGCGATGGAGCGACGGGAGCACAACGCGGAGGACACGGCCGACCTGTTCCAGCTCGATCATCTCGCCACCCGCCTGCGACGTAACGTCGAGAAGCTGGTCACGCTCGCCGGCGCCCGGCCCGCCCGGCGCTGGCGCCGGCCCGTACCCCTGCTCGACGTGGTGCGGGGCGCCGTCGCCGAGGTCGCCGACTACCAGCGGGTGCTGGTCGCACCGCAGTGGCCCTGGTCACTCGCCGGCCCCGCGGTCACCGACGTCACCCACCTGCTCGCCGAACTCGTCGAGAACGCGCTGGCGTACTCGCCGGCCAGCACCACCGTGCGGCTGGGCGGCGAGGAGAGGCCCACCGGCTGCGCCGTCGAGGTCACCGACGACGGGCCCGGCCTCGACCCCGCCACCCTCGCCGAAGCGAACCGCCTCCTGGCCGATCCGCCACCGACGGGTCCACCGAACGGCCGCACCGGGCTGTACGCTGCTGCCCTGCTCGCCGCTCGCTGCGGCGCCCGGGTCTCGTTGCACCCCGGGCCGCGCGGCGGAACGGCGGCGGTCGTGCTGCTCCCTCCCACCCTGGTCACCCAGACCGGGCCCGACGGCGCAGCGACCGGGCCGGGTGGCCCCCGGCCCGGCCCGGCGGTGGGAACGACGTCCGGATCCGGCGTCGCCGGCGACCTGCCGGTGCGGACCCGGCAACCCGGGTCGGTGCGGCCCGGGCCAGGCACGGCGGGGTCCGACACGGTCGAGATACCGGTCTCGAGAGCAGCGAGAGGACACAGATGA
- a CDS encoding roadblock/LC7 domain-containing protein — protein MTHSVVTADGLTDGLTDALNDLVDRVHGAEFAVVLSPDGLLLGASRNVDDDLAEQLSSLVAGLEALGMAATRVCVGGGLRQVVVQMARAFLFVATTRNGAILTVRIGGDAEVGDMAYEVALFVGQAERHLPVYLEPAPTATGGEIGAAHRRS, from the coding sequence ATGACGCATTCAGTGGTCACCGCCGACGGCCTGACCGACGGCCTGACCGATGCCCTGAACGACCTGGTCGACCGGGTGCACGGGGCCGAGTTCGCGGTGGTGCTGTCCCCCGACGGGCTGCTGCTCGGCGCAAGCCGCAACGTCGACGACGACCTGGCCGAACAGCTTTCCAGCCTGGTCGCCGGCCTGGAGGCGCTCGGCATGGCCGCCACCCGGGTGTGCGTCGGCGGAGGGCTGCGCCAGGTCGTCGTGCAGATGGCGCGCGCCTTCCTCTTCGTCGCCACGACCCGCAACGGGGCGATCCTCACCGTGCGGATCGGCGGCGACGCCGAGGTCGGCGACATGGCGTACGAGGTGGCGCTCTTCGTCGGCCAGGCCGAGCGGCACCTGCCGGTGTACCTCGAACCGGCCCCGACTGCGACGGGCGGGGAGATCGGTGCAGCCCACCGGCGGAGCTGA
- a CDS encoding DUF742 domain-containing protein, translated as MQPTGGADEAWYDDDAGPVVRPYAVTGGRSAPDRGRFDLITLVVTRGTVASTAQLFPEQAAIVEMCRQPLSVAEVGAELDLPVGTVRVLLGDLLDAGLIETHEPPTLSELPSEELLRELLAGLRAL; from the coding sequence GTGCAGCCCACCGGCGGAGCTGACGAAGCGTGGTACGACGACGACGCCGGGCCGGTGGTCCGGCCGTACGCCGTGACCGGTGGGCGCAGCGCCCCCGACCGTGGCCGGTTCGACCTGATCACTCTGGTCGTGACCCGAGGCACGGTGGCATCGACCGCGCAGCTCTTCCCGGAGCAGGCCGCGATCGTCGAGATGTGCCGGCAGCCGCTCTCGGTGGCCGAGGTCGGCGCCGAACTGGACCTGCCGGTGGGCACCGTCCGGGTGCTCCTCGGCGACCTGCTCGACGCCGGGCTGATCGAGACGCACGAACCGCCGACACTCTCCGAGCTGCCGTCCGAGGAACTGCTCAGGGAACTGCTCGCCGGACTGCGCGCGCTGTGA
- a CDS encoding DUF393 domain-containing protein has translation MDRSTFVYDGDCAFCTRCAEFIERHIPTAARVVPWQFADLAALGLTEAECEQAVQWVGADGVRAAGPDAIARLLAASGPVWRVAGAGLRFPPVRAAAWPAYRWVARNRHRLPGGTAACAVPSARRD, from the coding sequence ATGGACAGGTCGACGTTCGTCTACGACGGGGACTGCGCGTTCTGCACCCGCTGCGCGGAGTTCATCGAGCGGCACATCCCCACCGCCGCGCGGGTGGTGCCGTGGCAGTTCGCCGACCTCGCCGCCCTGGGGCTGACCGAGGCCGAGTGCGAGCAGGCCGTGCAGTGGGTGGGCGCCGACGGCGTACGGGCCGCCGGGCCGGACGCCATCGCCCGGCTGCTGGCCGCCAGCGGGCCGGTCTGGCGGGTAGCGGGCGCCGGGCTGCGGTTCCCGCCGGTGCGCGCGGCGGCCTGGCCGGCGTACCGCTGGGTGGCCCGCAACCGGCACCGCCTGCCCGGCGGCACCGCGGCCTGCGCGGTGCCCTCGGCCAGGCGCGACTGA
- a CDS encoding intein-containing Rv2578c family radical SAM protein has translation MRWDNLTAPPVEGVPERAAPATPPLPLALPGATVRTFDTPGFAGMTFYEVQAKSIINRVPGASRVPFEWTINPYRGCSHACVYCVGGDTPVLMADGRTKQIRDLEIGDRIYGTERRGAYRRYVVTTVLAKWSTVKPAYRVTLADGTTLVASGDHRFLSDRGWKYVTGAMQGPGQRPYLTTNNRLIGTGRFADGPKDSPDYRRGYLCGMVRGDANLASYHYATGSVHRFRLALADDEALFRSERYLADAGIETTRFAFAPATTRRRAISAIRTSRLAHIEAITDLIRWPSEPSDDWRRGFLAGIFDAEGSCSRGVFRISNGDEEILDQVRRCLAHFGFRSVLEDPRPSNGVRNVRLTGGLAERLRFFHLTDPAITRKRSIEGAALKCQAQLRVTAIEPSGLELPLWDITTGTGDFIADGVVSHNCFARNTHTYLDLDAGADFDRKVIVKVNAGDLVRRELAAPRWRGAHIAMGTNVDCYQRAEGRYQLMPQIIGALRDFANPFSILTKGTLILRDLPLLRQAAEVTRVGVSYSVGFVDERLWRAVEPGTPSPRRRLDAVRALTDAGFPVGVLMAPILPGLSDSDESIDATVAAIAAAGATSVTPIPLHLRPGAREWYAHWLAREFPHLVPRYRELYRAGSYAPQAYQRELTARVRIAARRHGLHRAESGENRSLPEPPPPPAAEQLTLL, from the coding sequence ATGCGCTGGGACAACCTCACCGCTCCCCCGGTCGAGGGAGTTCCCGAGCGGGCAGCGCCAGCGACGCCACCCCTGCCGCTGGCGCTGCCCGGCGCGACCGTCCGCACCTTCGACACCCCGGGCTTCGCCGGCATGACGTTCTACGAGGTGCAGGCCAAGTCGATCATCAACCGGGTGCCGGGCGCCTCCCGCGTCCCCTTCGAGTGGACGATCAACCCCTACCGGGGATGCAGCCATGCGTGTGTGTACTGCGTGGGCGGCGACACCCCCGTTCTCATGGCCGACGGTCGGACCAAGCAGATCCGAGACCTGGAGATCGGCGACCGGATCTACGGCACCGAGCGCCGGGGCGCCTATCGCCGCTACGTGGTCACGACCGTGCTGGCCAAGTGGTCGACGGTCAAGCCCGCCTACCGTGTCACGCTCGCCGACGGGACCACGCTGGTGGCGAGCGGCGACCACCGCTTCCTCTCCGACCGCGGCTGGAAGTACGTGACGGGTGCCATGCAGGGTCCAGGACAGCGTCCCTACCTGACCACCAACAACCGGTTGATCGGCACCGGCCGCTTCGCCGACGGGCCGAAGGACTCGCCCGACTACCGCCGGGGTTACCTGTGCGGCATGGTCCGGGGCGACGCCAACCTGGCGAGCTACCACTACGCCACCGGCTCGGTGCACCGTTTTCGCCTCGCCCTCGCCGACGACGAGGCGCTCTTCCGCAGCGAGCGTTACCTGGCCGACGCCGGCATCGAGACGACGCGCTTCGCCTTCGCGCCAGCCACGACCCGCCGCCGCGCCATCTCGGCGATTCGCACCTCTCGACTGGCGCACATCGAGGCGATCACCGACCTGATCCGGTGGCCGTCCGAGCCCAGTGATGACTGGCGGCGTGGCTTCCTCGCGGGCATCTTCGACGCGGAGGGCAGTTGCAGCCGGGGTGTCTTTCGCATCAGTAACGGCGACGAGGAGATCCTCGACCAGGTGCGGCGGTGCCTGGCCCACTTCGGCTTCCGGTCCGTCCTCGAGGATCCACGGCCGTCGAACGGGGTGCGGAACGTCCGGCTGACCGGCGGTCTCGCCGAGCGCCTGCGCTTCTTCCACCTGACCGACCCGGCCATCACCCGCAAGCGCTCCATCGAAGGCGCGGCTCTGAAGTGCCAGGCGCAGCTGCGGGTGACCGCGATCGAGCCGTCGGGCCTGGAGCTGCCGCTCTGGGACATCACCACCGGCACCGGCGACTTCATCGCCGACGGCGTGGTCAGCCACAACTGCTTTGCCCGCAACACGCACACCTACCTCGATCTCGACGCGGGGGCGGACTTCGACCGGAAGGTGATCGTCAAGGTCAACGCGGGCGATTTGGTCCGCCGGGAGCTGGCCGCGCCGCGCTGGCGCGGAGCGCACATCGCGATGGGCACGAACGTCGACTGCTACCAGCGGGCCGAGGGGCGCTACCAGCTCATGCCGCAGATCATCGGAGCGCTGCGCGACTTCGCCAACCCGTTCTCCATCCTCACCAAGGGCACGCTGATCCTGCGCGACCTGCCGCTGCTGCGTCAGGCCGCCGAAGTCACCCGGGTCGGTGTCTCCTACTCGGTGGGTTTCGTCGACGAGCGGCTCTGGCGCGCCGTCGAGCCGGGCACCCCGAGCCCGCGGCGGCGGCTCGACGCGGTCCGGGCGCTCACCGACGCCGGCTTCCCGGTCGGTGTGTTGATGGCGCCGATCCTGCCGGGCCTCAGCGACAGCGACGAGTCGATCGACGCCACCGTCGCGGCGATCGCGGCCGCCGGAGCGACCAGTGTGACGCCGATCCCCCTGCACCTGCGCCCCGGCGCCCGCGAGTGGTACGCGCACTGGCTGGCCCGGGAGTTTCCGCACCTCGTGCCCCGCTACCGCGAGCTCTACCGCGCGGGCTCCTACGCACCGCAGGCCTACCAGCGGGAACTGACCGCGCGGGTGCGGATCGCGGCCCGACGGCACGGCCTGCACCGCGCCGAGTCCGGCGAGAACCGGAGCCTGCCGGAGCCGCCGCCACCCCCGGCCGCCGAACAGCTGACCCTGCTCTGA
- a CDS encoding CoA-binding protein: MRTAQQILADSAVIAVVGASRDPLKAAHSVPLQMQRYGWRIIPVNPTADELFGEPVYRSLADIPHPVDLVDVFRPAEDAVEVVRQAVAIGAPAVWLQLGIVSPEARRIAEEAGIDYVENRCLIVERAAAGLTRLG; the protein is encoded by the coding sequence GTGCGTACCGCTCAGCAGATCCTCGCCGACTCCGCCGTGATCGCCGTCGTGGGCGCGTCCCGCGACCCGCTCAAGGCCGCGCACAGCGTGCCGTTGCAGATGCAGCGGTACGGCTGGCGGATCATCCCGGTCAACCCGACCGCCGACGAACTCTTCGGTGAGCCCGTCTACCGGTCACTGGCCGACATCCCGCACCCGGTCGACCTGGTCGACGTGTTCCGGCCGGCGGAGGACGCGGTCGAGGTGGTCCGCCAGGCGGTGGCGATCGGCGCCCCGGCGGTGTGGCTGCAACTCGGCATCGTCTCGCCGGAGGCGCGGCGGATCGCGGAGGAGGCGGGCATCGACTACGTGGAGAACCGCTGCCTGATCGTGGAGCGGGCCGCCGCCGGCCTCACCCGGCTGGGCTGA
- a CDS encoding acyl-CoA dehydrogenase family protein — translation MARLAQTPGLTDVQQSILETVREFADKEIIPHAQRLEHADEYPTDILDGMREMGLFGLTIDEEYGGLGESLLTYALVVEQLSRGWMSISGIVNTHFIVAYLISQHGSAEQKSRLLPKMATGEVRGAFSMSEPECGSDVSAIKSKAVREGDSYVLNGQKMWLTNGAYSSVVATLVKTETGADSVYGNMSTFLLEKEPGFGETAPGLTIPGKIDKMGYKGVETTEMVLDGVTVPASAVLGGAEKVGRGFYQMMDGIEVGRVNVAARACGISIRAFELAVAYAQQRRTFGQPLAKHQAIAFKLAEMGTKIEAAHALMVNAARLKDAGQRNDVEAGMAKLLASEYCAEVVQEAFRIHGGYGYSKEYEIERLMREAPFLLIGEGTSEIQKTIISRGLLKEYKL, via the coding sequence ATGGCCCGACTCGCCCAGACGCCCGGCCTGACCGACGTGCAGCAGTCGATCCTGGAGACCGTCCGGGAGTTCGCCGACAAGGAGATCATCCCGCACGCGCAGCGGCTGGAGCACGCCGACGAGTACCCGACCGACATCCTCGACGGGATGCGCGAGATGGGGCTGTTCGGCCTCACCATCGACGAGGAGTACGGCGGGCTCGGCGAGTCCCTGCTCACCTACGCCCTGGTGGTCGAGCAACTCTCCCGGGGCTGGATGTCGATCTCCGGCATCGTCAACACCCACTTCATCGTCGCGTACCTGATCTCGCAGCACGGGTCGGCCGAGCAGAAGAGCCGGCTGCTCCCGAAGATGGCCACCGGGGAGGTGCGCGGCGCGTTCTCGATGTCCGAGCCCGAGTGCGGCTCCGACGTCTCGGCCATCAAGTCGAAGGCCGTCCGCGAGGGCGACAGCTACGTGCTCAACGGCCAGAAGATGTGGCTGACCAACGGCGCGTACTCGTCGGTCGTCGCCACCCTGGTCAAGACCGAGACCGGCGCCGACTCGGTCTACGGCAACATGAGCACCTTCCTGCTGGAGAAGGAGCCCGGTTTCGGCGAGACCGCCCCCGGCCTCACCATCCCCGGCAAGATCGACAAGATGGGCTACAAGGGCGTCGAGACCACCGAGATGGTGCTCGACGGCGTCACCGTGCCCGCCTCGGCCGTGCTCGGCGGCGCGGAGAAGGTCGGCCGGGGCTTTTACCAGATGATGGACGGCATCGAGGTCGGCCGGGTCAACGTCGCCGCCCGCGCCTGCGGCATCTCGATCCGCGCCTTCGAACTCGCCGTCGCGTACGCCCAGCAACGCCGCACCTTCGGCCAGCCCCTCGCGAAGCACCAGGCCATCGCGTTCAAGCTCGCCGAGATGGGTACGAAGATCGAGGCCGCCCACGCCCTGATGGTCAACGCCGCCCGGCTCAAGGACGCCGGCCAGCGCAACGACGTCGAGGCCGGGATGGCCAAGCTGCTCGCCTCCGAGTACTGCGCCGAGGTGGTGCAGGAGGCGTTCCGCATCCACGGCGGCTACGGCTACTCCAAGGAGTACGAGATCGAGCGGCTGATGCGCGAGGCGCCGTTCCTGCTGATCGGCGAGGGCACCTCGGAGATCCAGAAGACGATCATCTCCCGCGGCCTGCTCAAGGAGTACAAGCTCTGA
- a CDS encoding DUF4190 domain-containing protein has product MTHPPPSGPPEPSGSEQPPSPYEPPRPEQPPSPYEPPTERSPYAPPPDQSPFGPPPQGSPYGPPADQSPAAPAPDQPPFGQPGGYPPGPQWGQQPSYAPQVPYGQYGPPPGGPGRPTNVLAILSLVFAFVFPPAGAVLGHVAKRQIRASGEDGEQLATWGLILGYVFTGLGLLVCCGWIALVAFAGSTGNGGGY; this is encoded by the coding sequence GTGACCCATCCGCCGCCGTCCGGACCGCCCGAGCCGTCCGGTTCCGAGCAGCCGCCGTCGCCCTACGAGCCGCCCCGCCCCGAGCAGCCCCCGTCGCCGTACGAGCCGCCGACGGAGCGCTCGCCCTACGCCCCGCCGCCGGACCAGTCGCCGTTCGGCCCGCCGCCGCAGGGGTCGCCGTACGGCCCGCCCGCCGACCAGTCGCCCGCCGCGCCGGCCCCCGACCAGCCGCCGTTCGGCCAACCGGGCGGCTACCCGCCCGGCCCGCAGTGGGGGCAGCAGCCGTCGTACGCCCCGCAGGTGCCGTACGGGCAGTACGGCCCGCCACCCGGCGGGCCCGGGCGTCCCACCAACGTGTTGGCGATCCTGTCGCTGGTCTTCGCGTTCGTGTTCCCGCCGGCCGGCGCGGTGCTCGGCCACGTGGCCAAGCGGCAGATCCGCGCCAGCGGCGAGGACGGCGAGCAACTCGCCACCTGGGGGCTCATCCTCGGCTACGTGTTCACCGGCCTGGGCCTGCTGGTCTGCTGCGGCTGGATCGCCCTGGTGGCCTTCGCCGGCAGCACCGGCAACGGCGGCGGCTACTGA
- a CDS encoding SDR family NAD(P)-dependent oxidoreductase — MAIDARAADRSGSRPRRDASRPGLARRSRAATPAAPGGQDAPAPQPEPVTMRLDGRVALVTGAGSADGIGYATARRLADLGARVAIVSTTRRIHERASELGVTGFVADLTDESEVGALADAVADQLGDVEVLVNNAGLASRASPEVLRPVAQLSYDEWRGEIDRNLTTAFLCSRAFIGGMAERGWGRIVNLSATAGPVNALPTEAAYAAAKAGVVGLTRALAMEMIADGVTVNAVAPGTIYTAASTMAEIKQGLGTPVGRPGTPDEVAAAIAFLCSPAASYITGQMLVVDGGNSVREAQFR; from the coding sequence ATGGCAATCGACGCGCGCGCCGCGGACCGTTCCGGCAGCCGACCGAGGCGGGACGCGAGCCGTCCCGGCCTCGCGCGGCGCAGCCGCGCCGCCACGCCGGCCGCCCCGGGCGGTCAGGACGCGCCCGCCCCGCAGCCCGAGCCGGTGACCATGCGACTCGACGGCCGGGTCGCGTTGGTGACGGGGGCCGGCAGCGCCGACGGGATCGGCTACGCGACCGCGCGGCGGCTCGCCGACCTGGGTGCCCGGGTCGCGATCGTCTCCACCACCCGGCGGATCCACGAGCGGGCGAGCGAGCTGGGGGTCACCGGCTTCGTCGCCGACCTGACCGACGAGTCCGAGGTGGGCGCGCTCGCCGACGCGGTCGCCGACCAGCTCGGCGACGTCGAGGTGCTGGTCAACAACGCCGGGCTGGCCAGCCGGGCGAGCCCGGAGGTGCTCCGCCCGGTCGCCCAGCTCAGCTACGACGAGTGGCGCGGCGAGATCGACCGCAACCTCACCACCGCGTTCCTGTGCAGCCGGGCGTTCATCGGCGGGATGGCCGAGCGCGGCTGGGGGCGGATCGTCAACCTGTCCGCCACCGCCGGGCCGGTCAACGCCCTGCCCACCGAGGCCGCCTACGCCGCGGCGAAGGCGGGCGTGGTCGGGCTGACCCGAGCCCTCGCGATGGAGATGATCGCCGACGGGGTGACCGTGAACGCGGTCGCGCCCGGCACCATCTACACCGCGGCGTCCACGATGGCCGAGATCAAGCAGGGGCTCGGCACCCCGGTCGGGCGGCCGGGCACACCGGACGAGGTCGCCGCCGCGATCGCCTTCCTCTGCTCGCCGGCCGCGTCGTACATCACCGGTCAGATGCTCGTGGTCGACGGCGGCAACAGCGTCCGCGAGGCGCAGTTCCGCTGA
- a CDS encoding DUF4190 domain-containing protein, which produces MTNPPPSGGWNDPAWSGQQSSPPVDPTLPIGGQPVPTQPGPVDPYAPADPYAAGQQSPATAPYALPGYPAPAPGYPGYGYAPPQKTNGLAIAALVLSLIGLTSCITAPIGAILGHVAQKQIRLSGEGGEGMAKAAIIVGWILTALLVLLIVFYVVAIVFAITQSGDTTY; this is translated from the coding sequence ATGACCAATCCCCCACCGTCCGGCGGCTGGAACGATCCGGCGTGGTCGGGCCAGCAGTCCAGCCCGCCGGTCGACCCTACGCTGCCGATCGGCGGTCAGCCGGTGCCCACGCAGCCCGGCCCGGTCGACCCGTACGCCCCGGCCGATCCGTACGCGGCCGGGCAGCAGTCGCCGGCCACCGCCCCGTACGCGCTGCCGGGCTATCCGGCGCCGGCCCCGGGCTACCCCGGTTACGGCTACGCGCCGCCGCAGAAGACCAACGGGCTGGCCATCGCGGCCCTGGTGCTCTCGCTGATCGGTCTGACGTCCTGCATCACCGCGCCGATCGGCGCGATCCTCGGGCACGTGGCGCAGAAGCAGATCCGGCTCAGCGGCGAGGGCGGCGAGGGAATGGCCAAGGCCGCCATCATCGTCGGCTGGATCCTGACCGCGCTGTTGGTGCTGTTGATCGTCTTCTACGTCGTGGCGATCGTCTTCGCCATCACCCAGAGCGGCGACACCACGTACTGA
- a CDS encoding CoA ester lyase, giving the protein MAAVGRPRRSCLAVPGSSVKMLGKAQGLPADQVFLDLEDAVAPLAKPDARKNIVAALNEGDWTGKTRVVRVNDLTTPWTYRDVIDVVEGAGANLDCVMLPKVQNAAQVQWLDLTLTQLERTLGLEVGRIGIEAQIENAAGLVNVDEIAAASPRVETIIFGPADFMASINMKSLVVGALIPDYPGDPYHYILMRILMAARMHDKQAIDGPFLQIRDVDAFREVAKRSAALGFDGKWVLHPGQIDAANEVYSPAQADYDHAELILDAYEHYTSEAGGRLGAVMLGDEMIDEASRKMALVISAKGRAAGMSRTTSFTPPAE; this is encoded by the coding sequence ATGGCCGCAGTCGGTCGCCCCCGCCGGTCCTGCCTCGCGGTACCCGGTTCCAGCGTCAAGATGCTCGGCAAGGCCCAGGGCCTCCCCGCCGACCAGGTCTTCCTCGACCTGGAGGACGCGGTCGCACCGCTGGCCAAGCCGGACGCCCGCAAGAACATCGTGGCGGCGCTCAACGAGGGCGACTGGACCGGCAAGACCCGGGTGGTCCGGGTCAACGACCTGACCACCCCGTGGACGTACCGGGACGTCATCGACGTGGTCGAGGGCGCCGGCGCCAACCTCGACTGCGTCATGCTGCCCAAGGTGCAGAACGCCGCCCAGGTGCAGTGGCTGGACCTGACCCTGACCCAGCTGGAGCGGACGCTCGGCCTGGAGGTCGGCCGGATCGGCATCGAGGCGCAGATCGAGAACGCCGCCGGGCTGGTCAACGTGGACGAGATCGCCGCCGCCTCACCCCGGGTGGAGACCATCATCTTCGGCCCGGCCGACTTCATGGCGTCCATCAACATGAAGTCCCTGGTCGTGGGCGCGCTCATCCCGGACTACCCGGGCGACCCCTACCACTACATCCTGATGCGCATCCTGATGGCCGCCCGCATGCACGACAAGCAGGCCATCGACGGCCCGTTCCTGCAGATCCGGGACGTCGACGCGTTCCGTGAGGTGGCCAAGCGCTCGGCCGCGCTCGGTTTCGACGGCAAGTGGGTGCTGCACCCCGGCCAGATCGACGCGGCGAACGAGGTCTACTCGCCGGCCCAGGCCGACTACGACCACGCCGAGCTGATCCTCGACGCGTACGAGCACTACACCTCGGAGGCGGGCGGCCGGCTCGGCGCGGTGATGCTCGGCGACGAGATGATCGACGAAGCGTCCCGCAAGATGGCCCTGGTGATCTCGGCCAAGGGCCGGGCCGCCGGGATGAGCCGGACGACCTCCTTCACCCCGCCGGCGGAGTGA